One Gemmatimonadota bacterium DNA segment encodes these proteins:
- a CDS encoding peroxiredoxin, which produces MSLQLGDVAPDFTAETTEGTINFHEWLGDGWGILFSHPADFTPVCTTELGAMANIKDEFDKRGVKVLAISVDPLESHEGWISDINETQNATVNYPMIADPDRQVADLYEMIHPNADNTLTVRSVFVIGPDKTIKLMLTYPASTGRNFDEILRVVDSLQLTARHSLATPVNWRPGEDVIISPTVTDEEADERFPGYTAVKPYLRVIQQPAE; this is translated from the coding sequence ATGTCATTGCAATTAGGCGATGTTGCCCCCGACTTTACAGCAGAAACCACGGAAGGCACCATCAATTTTCACGAATGGTTGGGCGATGGCTGGGGCATTCTGTTCTCCCATCCCGCCGACTTTACGCCGGTATGCACCACCGAATTGGGCGCCATGGCGAATATCAAGGACGAATTTGACAAGCGCGGCGTCAAAGTTTTAGCCATCAGCGTTGATCCCCTCGAATCCCATGAAGGCTGGATCAGCGACATCAACGAAACGCAAAATGCAACCGTAAATTATCCGATGATCGCCGACCCCGACCGCCAGGTAGCCGACCTCTACGAAATGATCCATCCCAATGCAGATAACACCCTGACCGTGCGTTCGGTATTCGTAATCGGACCCGACAAAACAATCAAACTGATGCTCACCTACCCGGCATCTACGGGCCGCAACTTCGACGAAATCCTGCGCGTAGTCGATTCCCTGCAATTGACAGCCAGGCACAGTTTGGCCACGCCCGTGAACTGGCGACCCGGTGAAGACGTGATCATCTCACCCACGGTTACAGACGAAGAAGCCGACGAGCGCTTCCCCGGATACACCGCCGTAAAACCCTATCTGCGCGTCATACAGCAACCCGCTGAGTAA
- a CDS encoding glycoside hydrolase family 127 protein, whose translation MSTIHFDKLSMYDRIGEPVSLGIPFAQGRLTDSGQFGICNDGRDIAVQTDVTARWDDGSIKWLMAHFLADLPGNRAHDLAFATDGSIASPDPDERTTVTQRGDFYTIDTGVLSVDVGCGTDLFKAIRVNDIEWFGANASFGITDAEGGSYLANIDTITVLESGPVRSLVECAGEHVGDAGTLFDMRVLIEAWAGKPFVRLDYQFINREKVASVDVAEIALKFAASGAGDVRCATGEGYYRTDLTEGANARLLDAETIVFQSVEHVLDTFYGDFWADWCDAEKGVCITPFHAHQNFPKGIAVGEDGIELDIYPASQDPVKILQGVAKTHRMQFYFHTSAMSLDDVIVQSLQFQYPDIGILPESWYREADVWENLFPTNKNRDIEASIINMADGRNQGLGMMHWGDGPDHGYTQQGRGKGELVWTNNEYDFPHAMFLLYAKTGERRFRDAACVAAQHWIDVDFCHYSDDPLKMGGQPIHTAGHVTGGVTPSHEWTEGLLDYYHMTGKQEAREKAISIADNMIRHLESPKFSRAGGQQARETGWAMRGLIAVYIETREEKYLDACRSIAEQFIEWKEKWGAFLAPYTAHTLVRVPFMISIAINALHRYYTATGDGRIPPLIVAEMGDLLDHCVMPDGRFFYKELPSLQRRAGGPREMEALCHAYEHSGDKRFLEQAARMMKSLRPGGSRSGKRIVKDLVGDTVLFDGSGPKSFASFYVPFMSSYKILSDEDCLT comes from the coding sequence GTGTCCACGATTCATTTTGATAAACTTTCGATGTACGACCGCATTGGCGAGCCCGTTTCACTCGGTATTCCATTTGCCCAGGGGCGACTTACCGACTCTGGGCAATTTGGTATTTGTAATGATGGAAGAGATATAGCGGTTCAGACCGATGTTACAGCGCGCTGGGACGACGGGTCGATCAAGTGGCTTATGGCGCATTTTCTGGCTGATCTTCCCGGCAACCGCGCACACGATCTCGCTTTTGCCACTGATGGCAGTATTGCTTCGCCTGATCCCGATGAGAGGACTACGGTGACGCAACGGGGAGATTTCTATACTATTGATACGGGTGTTCTTTCTGTTGATGTTGGATGCGGGACAGATCTTTTTAAGGCGATTCGCGTAAATGATATTGAATGGTTTGGTGCAAATGCTTCTTTTGGTATAACCGATGCAGAAGGTGGATCGTATCTCGCCAATATCGATACTATTACTGTTCTGGAGTCGGGTCCCGTGCGGAGTCTTGTCGAATGTGCGGGTGAACACGTTGGCGATGCGGGCACATTGTTCGATATGCGCGTTCTCATTGAGGCATGGGCGGGTAAACCTTTTGTTCGTCTGGATTATCAGTTTATCAATCGGGAGAAGGTCGCGAGTGTTGATGTGGCAGAGATTGCGCTGAAGTTCGCGGCATCGGGTGCGGGCGATGTGCGATGCGCTACTGGAGAGGGTTATTATCGCACCGATCTTACAGAGGGGGCAAATGCGCGTCTTCTGGATGCTGAGACGATTGTTTTTCAGTCTGTTGAACACGTGCTTGATACGTTTTACGGGGATTTCTGGGCAGACTGGTGCGATGCTGAAAAAGGCGTTTGTATTACGCCTTTTCATGCCCATCAAAATTTTCCCAAGGGGATTGCAGTTGGCGAAGATGGCATTGAGCTGGATATTTATCCCGCGAGTCAGGATCCCGTCAAAATTTTGCAGGGTGTGGCTAAGACCCATCGCATGCAATTTTATTTTCACACTTCTGCTATGTCTCTGGACGATGTTATTGTGCAATCGCTCCAATTTCAATATCCGGATATTGGTATTCTGCCCGAGTCGTGGTATCGCGAAGCCGATGTTTGGGAGAATCTCTTTCCCACGAATAAAAATCGGGATATTGAAGCCAGTATTATCAATATGGCCGATGGGCGCAATCAGGGGCTTGGGATGATGCACTGGGGCGATGGTCCGGATCACGGGTACACGCAGCAGGGGCGCGGTAAAGGGGAATTGGTGTGGACCAATAATGAATACGATTTTCCACATGCGATGTTTTTGCTCTATGCGAAGACGGGCGAGCGCCGGTTTAGAGATGCCGCGTGTGTGGCTGCACAACACTGGATTGATGTGGATTTTTGCCATTACAGCGACGATCCACTCAAGATGGGTGGGCAACCCATTCACACGGCGGGGCATGTGACGGGTGGTGTAACGCCTTCGCACGAGTGGACCGAAGGGTTGCTGGATTATTATCACATGACCGGCAAACAGGAGGCTCGCGAAAAGGCGATTTCCATTGCGGATAATATGATCCGCCATCTCGAGTCGCCCAAATTTTCTCGCGCTGGGGGGCAGCAAGCCCGCGAGACTGGCTGGGCGATGCGCGGTCTGATTGCTGTGTACATTGAGACGAGGGAAGAAAAATACCTCGATGCGTGTCGCAGTATTGCCGAGCAATTTATTGAGTGGAAGGAAAAATGGGGGGCTTTTCTCGCGCCTTATACCGCGCATACGCTGGTGCGCGTTCCTTTCATGATTTCTATAGCGATCAATGCGTTGCATCGGTATTATACCGCGACGGGAGATGGTCGCATTCCGCCACTTATTGTGGCAGAGATGGGCGATTTGCTCGATCACTGTGTGATGCCCGATGGCCGCTTTTTTTACAAGGAATTGCCCAGTCTCCAGCGGCGGGCGGGCGGTCCTCGAGAAATGGAAGCGCTGTGTCATGCTTATGAGCATTCGGGCGATAAACGCTTTTTGGAACAGGCGGCACGCATGATGAAATCCCTGCGTCCGGGTGGTAGCCGGAGTGGCAAGCGCATTGTCAAGGATCTCGTTGGGGATACTGTGCTTTTTGATGGCTCAGGTCCCAAATCATTTGCTTCTTTTTATGTGCCGTTTATGTCTTCGTACAAGATTTTGTCGGATGAGGATTGCCTGACTTGA